The genomic window TCCGATACCTGACCCTTTGGATATGCTGCTCCGCAACAGATTGTTGATAACACACTGATGCCGCAGCACCTCCACCAGCCTTGGGATTTGGACAGGATGGGTGAAGGAAATGCTGTCCATCACAGCCCCACTTTGGGTAGCAGACTCCCACGCCTCCACAGGGAAAACATACGTGTGCATGGCCTCACACGGAAGATGCTgtttcacaacacacacacacacaccggtatataaaatattaaaacttacTTAGAAGGATTAAAGAACATACCACAGTGAAAATGTAGTCCTGCTCTTTGCTGTCTGCAAGAAGTTGGAGAAATGGCGCCCACTGTAGCTCAACATCTGGTACTGCAATTTCTAAGAAAAGGCtttgtatcattcattcattcattcattttctaccgctttttcctcacgagggaggcggggggtgctggagccaatcccagctgtcttcgggcgtgaggcggggtacaccctggaatggtcgccagccaatcacagggcacatatagacaaacaaccattcacactcatattcatacctatggacaatttggagtcgctaattaacctagcatgtttttggaatgtgggaggaaacattccttaacattcattaaactttcagatcgttttagtgtagtaaatacatctgcatcttatacttttgatgatgtgtgtctttatttgaggagcccagagaggggctaacgtcattgcagcaccccaatgaatgccttgctgagatgcaatacagtatgggaaaacattttttaattcatattggtacatgtttgtatatttgagtgtgaagttgctgtatgatgactttagtgactgttatattgttatatacaatatttttatacactatactgttatatacaatcacagggcacatatagacaaacaaccattcacactcacattcatacctatggacaatttggagtcgctaattaacctagcatgtttttagaatgtgggaggaaaccggagtacccggagaaaacccacgcatgcacggggagaacatgcaaactccacactgagatggccgagggtggaattgaaccctggccacCATGCCGCCGGCTTTGTATAATCTAATATCAAACCtttagtaatataatattgacaatacctgtaattctgcttatcTTGTGAACAAAAGGCATCATCAGGGGTATGACTGGCTGCAGTTTGAGCACAAAGCAGGCATGGAATTCCTCATGTGGGACATCACTCAGCGGAGTGAAGACAGGGAAGCTGCTGGGACACCGATAAATATTCCAGCATGTCTCGTAGGGGGAAATCTATTACCCTTGGCATTACCCTTGTGTGTCCAGTTGTAGCGGCAGCGGAAGCACTGATGCCATCTGAAGCTTGTGGGTCACATGACTCGAGCTCACAGCTACCTGGGCTTCCTGCAGGGCTAGTTCCATATCTGTTGGatgtattaaaaatgatttaaagagGAATTGAACTGGATAAGCATGCTAGGAAACCAGAATCTCACTTGTAGTCGTGTCATCCATTGGGGCGGAGTAGAACTGGAGGGTCAAAGGGCAATCTAGAATGAAAgtggttggttttttttgtaccgTCCCTCAAAATTTGAGTGTCTAaaccagaggtctcaaacacgtggcccgtgggccaaatgtggcccgcaggacactagtttgaggtccccgccttgatatgaaagtttaatgttagcgcggcccgcgcaagtttgatatggatgctgtatggtatcatgtacccagaaaaaattattacgtttaattaatgttcatgttaaaggttaaataactgttaatagttatcctccctatccgtgtggaagtggtgagtttttggctatttaattttaaaggaaataacttgaaggctaccgttttggtcgctagctctctagtttgcgagttagcatgtgtctcgagaccctgcagttgcgcaatatgttgtaaataaaaagagtataaatgtgactatagtcgtgttttgtcatgtctacagggctctaataatgctttgttcattttaatctgaaaaaaataatttgttgacccaccaactatatgtggtttcttaagtttttattatttgccatattattattattattatatttatttattactgattgattgattttctttattcttaatttgtgcatttatttttcatcttattttgtgcagaaaaattaaaaatggaagttttatcagagcttttattgtagaaaatcggaaccaaagcactgaaaaagtttgtatatttttctgtttttaataaatgcgttttttattttttttggaaaacctgatgcggcccagtcttacccagaccctagctccagtggcccccaagtaaattcagTTTGAGAACCCTGGTCTAAACAAAGCCTCCTACTCATTACAGACTCAGTGGATTGAGTCTGAGACTGCAAAATAacacaccatggggccaaaattaagcaaaacaaaagaTCCACCCATCTGTCATATTATTTTGCACCATtattctgcatgtaaaattataatattatttatttcctaTGCAGTTTTTGTGGCTGCATTCACCTTTTCCAGCTATTAAACAGCCCAGCATGGTGCTGTTTACTGCATCCATCTGGCAGCGGCCATCATCGCTTGCTAGCCTGcaagcaaaaaaatgtttaaatgaacATGCACAACAAAAATTGGACATTCAAGTCACTCACCTTGGCAAATTAGACATTTCTTGCAAGTCTTTGGCTAGGTGTTGCAGAGCGGTAAATAGTTTGAATTTGACATCGCTGAGA from Doryrhamphus excisus isolate RoL2022-K1 chromosome 21, RoL_Dexc_1.0, whole genome shotgun sequence includes these protein-coding regions:
- the zgc:111976 gene encoding mediator of RNA polymerase II transcription subunit 1-like isoform X3 — its product is MNAMRSRLEVMAKQHGMGFHFTEATCYLTADLFYLEVALLPCGGVEEVKVAPHGASPLSSEALLQLLRSKHFAEFSAKLKDLFTQYNIPGDNDVKFKLFTALQHLAKDLQEMSNLPRLASDDGRCQMDAVNSTMLGCLIAGKDCPLTLQFYSAPMDDTTTNMELALQEAQVAVSSSHVTHKLQMASVLPLPLQLDTQGFPVFTPLSDVPHEEFHACFVLKLQPVIPLMMPFVHKISRITEIAVPDVELQWAPFLQLLADSKEQDYIFTVHLPCEAMHTYVFPVEAWESATQSGAVMDSISFTHPVQIPRLVEVLRHQCVINNLLRSSISKGSGIGIVSLCEQHFEIRQEADTSFSVTFRRPDMDSLAVLLVDIPNSHQILCRVFGAGIESSSLDEHVSDVMKRCMSIPPTLQALYKKLEDAASPDHTPEMAEKGPSTPTEDSPATSVPDCPKINSSPTTVSHQPVAPVGVEHV